The Silvanigrella paludirubra genome contains a region encoding:
- a CDS encoding RDD family protein gives MSFFLANYLSKQDTNIKPLHVGFGFYGEEIQKRLGKLKKIEIETNAETELKMETSFIDKTSSKMISSFDENISTTIPNSDNKNKTDENEISQNKFLDNQKFKSEYYVNPFFAFLAWTIDAILGFCFLIISLCINYVFVPKGIFVISPTVQKYLSFVTLDISVFHTFLFSLQVWFFMAFLVFLFQYTILGFEGSTLGRWIFGIAIQNNKNKGLKVSEKTKVCAALSESLLLGGILSFIFIVISPSRVPIFFWMRYSSKK, from the coding sequence ATGAGTTTCTTTTTAGCAAATTATTTATCTAAACAAGATACAAATATAAAACCTTTACATGTTGGCTTTGGATTTTATGGTGAAGAAATACAAAAAAGACTTGGGAAATTAAAAAAAATTGAAATAGAAACTAATGCTGAAACTGAACTTAAAATGGAGACATCTTTTATAGATAAAACTTCATCTAAAATGATCTCTTCATTTGATGAAAATATATCTACAACAATTCCGAATTCAGATAATAAAAATAAAACAGATGAAAATGAAATTTCTCAAAATAAATTTTTAGATAATCAAAAGTTTAAATCAGAATATTACGTAAATCCCTTTTTTGCCTTTTTGGCTTGGACAATAGACGCTATTTTAGGTTTTTGCTTTTTAATTATTTCTTTGTGCATTAATTATGTATTTGTTCCAAAAGGAATATTTGTAATTTCACCGACTGTACAAAAATATTTAAGTTTTGTTACTTTAGATATAAGTGTTTTTCATACATTTTTATTTTCCTTGCAAGTTTGGTTTTTTATGGCTTTTCTTGTTTTCCTTTTTCAATATACTATCTTAGGTTTTGAAGGTTCTACTTTAGGACGATGGATATTTGGAATAGCAATTCAAAATAATAAAAACAAAGGTTTAAAAGTTTCAGAAAAAACAAAAGTATGTGCAGCTTTATCTGAGTCTTTATTATTAGGCGGAATTCTATCCTTTATTTTCATTGTGATATCCCCATCTCGTGTTCCTATCTTTTTCTGGATGCGCTACTCTTCAAAAAAATAA
- a CDS encoding S-adenosylmethionine decarboxylase: MTEILGFNNLTKALSFNLYDFAVALNDEERASYIRYIDEKYSARQIESQLIRIAEIIDAEVLNVSSKDFDPYGASVVLLMSDLKGDQATKEANMQSSSSKSSNLMAQSTVSIHLDKSHICAHTYPDSLDPSGICSFRVDIDIATCGSISPLYALDFMFKAFETDVVCVDYVVRGFARNKRNEKIFMDHDMSSITKYVSPLILRDYDTIDMNSPEHHTYQTMFCRRELDESSYFRNPRTVPPELATEKMILIRKEMESIAKLKK, encoded by the coding sequence ATGACAGAAATACTCGGCTTTAACAACCTTACGAAAGCTTTAAGCTTTAATCTCTATGACTTTGCAGTTGCTCTTAATGATGAGGAAAGAGCTTCCTATATTCGTTATATTGACGAAAAATATTCTGCAAGACAGATCGAGTCACAACTCATTCGCATTGCTGAAATCATAGATGCCGAAGTATTGAACGTAAGTTCAAAAGATTTCGATCCTTATGGAGCTAGTGTGGTGCTTTTAATGAGCGATCTTAAAGGAGATCAGGCTACAAAAGAAGCAAACATGCAATCCTCATCTTCAAAGTCCTCTAACCTCATGGCTCAATCTACAGTTTCTATACATTTAGACAAGAGCCACATCTGCGCCCATACCTATCCAGATAGCCTAGATCCATCTGGTATATGTAGCTTTAGAGTAGACATTGACATTGCTACTTGCGGAAGCATTTCTCCGCTTTATGCGCTAGATTTTATGTTTAAAGCATTTGAAACAGATGTTGTGTGTGTAGATTACGTTGTCCGTGGTTTTGCACGTAACAAACGTAACGAAAAAATATTTATGGATCATGACATGTCTAGCATAACTAAATATGTTTCGCCGCTCATTTTACGTGACTATGATACAATTGATATGAACTCACCAGAGCATCATACCTATCAAACCATGTTTTGCCGTCGTGAGCTTGATGAAAGCAGTTACTTTAGAAATCCACGTACGGTTCCACCAGAATTAGCTACGGAAAAAATGATTCTTATTCGTAAAGAAATGGAATCAATCGCAAAATTAAAAAAATAA
- a CDS encoding DUF4297 family anti-phage-associated protein produces the protein MGKRSANEAILGYFYQFDYSILEILNLQNDTNVITIEGVEDIDVNLNDETLAIQCKYYSESDYNHSLIGKPIRLMLNDFKKNKRDENFKYKLYGHYKSGQNKLKHPINIIYFKENFLTYTEKGSKKEHYNEIDITDYELNIFLKNLTIDINALSFSEQRKKILDLITICFKCKNDDEKNNFYSNALALISDLAIKKDEKDRKITKKIFLDKINKKIVLFNSWLKEYKGKNIFYKKIKDDYFIQDLNTSPFDRFFLFEIDNNNFDLSKLKTLILLVQKKWSKISKREPEPFCPYIYIHGICKNNLISLKKNLWNENHIFIDGFDYQDSEFNAYSIIKKPTEENNIKFKLINDLIHIESILKESNNTKEIYQFYLNKIIYNNHNNTMKNISIIIENIDDAMEILK, from the coding sequence ATGGGTAAAAGAAGTGCCAATGAAGCAATTTTAGGCTATTTTTATCAATTTGACTATTCAATTCTTGAAATTCTAAATTTACAAAATGATACTAATGTAATTACTATTGAAGGAGTAGAAGATATTGATGTAAACTTAAATGACGAAACTTTAGCTATCCAGTGCAAATATTATTCTGAAAGTGATTACAATCATTCGTTAATTGGAAAACCAATCCGATTAATGCTGAATGATTTCAAAAAAAACAAAAGAGACGAAAATTTTAAATACAAATTATATGGGCATTATAAATCAGGCCAAAATAAACTAAAACATCCCATAAATATTATTTATTTTAAAGAAAATTTTTTAACTTATACAGAAAAAGGTAGCAAAAAAGAACATTATAATGAAATAGATATAACTGATTATGAATTAAATATTTTTCTAAAAAATCTAACTATTGATATCAATGCACTAAGCTTTAGTGAACAACGTAAAAAAATTTTAGATCTTATAACCATTTGTTTTAAATGTAAAAATGATGATGAAAAAAATAACTTTTACTCCAATGCATTAGCACTTATTTCAGATCTTGCAATAAAAAAAGATGAAAAAGATAGAAAAATAACAAAAAAAATATTTTTAGATAAAATAAACAAAAAAATTGTGCTATTTAATTCTTGGCTTAAAGAGTATAAAGGAAAAAATATTTTTTATAAAAAAATTAAGGATGATTATTTTATTCAAGACCTTAATACATCACCATTTGATAGATTTTTTCTTTTTGAAATTGATAATAATAATTTCGATTTATCAAAATTAAAAACGTTAATACTTTTAGTACAAAAAAAATGGTCAAAAATTTCAAAAAGAGAACCGGAACCATTTTGTCCATACATTTATATTCATGGTATATGCAAGAATAATTTAATATCATTGAAAAAAAATTTATGGAATGAAAATCATATTTTTATTGATGGATTTGATTATCAAGACTCCGAATTTAATGCTTATTCAATCATAAAAAAACCAACTGAAGAAAACAATATAAAATTCAAACTTATTAATGACTTAATTCATATAGAAAGTATATTAAAAGAATCTAATAACACAAAGGAAATATATCAATTTTATTTAAACAAAATAATTTATAACAATCATAATAATACTATGAAAAATATATCTATTATAATTGAAAATATAGATGATGCAATGGAGATATTAAAATGA
- the herA gene encoding anti-phage-associated helicase HerA: MNKSQINAEVISVFPNKVKILVDNLEDYNSANRSLRVGSYLKISDNEDTKLFAIIENFSLEIKESGRKYLIEAMPIGIIKNNIFTRGGDTIAIPPKKVEPATEQEIIDIFKNSDNKDNFIFSRLLSNPEVRIPINGNKFFNKHIAIVGSTGSGKSHTISKIIQSAVEEKNGTYSLNNSHIIIFDIHSEYKSAFPKANIIDIENLILPYWLLNSEELEDILLDTGERDNYNQSSIFRTLVTENKKKHNRKIEKIYYDSPVFFCINEVKNAIYNYKNETINAKNNTRYMINDGTSCFKDQTDENSGIELNDENRIEKYFTEPLKFFTTKAQNIKKGDYADGSLDKFYIRLNSKISNDRLQFLFGEKSKNAKFENVLSCLMGYNNKSNVTIIDLSGVPFEVLSITVSLISRLLFEYGYIYKKIRCEKDSNEEINNDIPFLLVYEEAHKYAPNSDLTKFRSSKNSIERIAKEGRKYGISLLLSSQRPSEISETIFSQCNNFIAMRLTNPNDQNYVKKLLPDTLGNLIDMMPSLKAGEALLVGEAIMLPSLVQIDQCSPNPSSIDIPYLNLWKQEWKELRIDEIKEKWQNGN, encoded by the coding sequence ATGAATAAATCACAAATTAATGCCGAAGTAATTTCTGTATTTCCAAATAAAGTAAAAATTTTAGTTGATAATCTAGAAGATTATAACTCAGCTAATAGATCTCTAAGAGTTGGATCGTATTTAAAAATATCTGATAATGAAGATACTAAATTATTTGCTATAATTGAAAACTTTTCTCTTGAAATTAAAGAAAGCGGAAGAAAATATCTAATTGAAGCAATGCCAATTGGAATTATTAAAAATAATATATTTACACGCGGTGGGGATACCATTGCTATTCCACCTAAAAAAGTGGAACCAGCTACTGAACAAGAAATAATAGATATTTTTAAAAACTCTGACAATAAAGATAATTTTATTTTTTCGCGTCTTTTATCAAATCCAGAAGTAAGAATACCAATTAATGGAAATAAATTTTTTAATAAACATATTGCAATTGTTGGTTCTACAGGTTCAGGAAAATCTCACACAATTTCTAAAATTATCCAATCAGCTGTTGAAGAAAAAAACGGAACCTATTCTCTAAATAACTCACATATTATTATATTCGATATACATTCAGAATACAAATCAGCTTTTCCTAAAGCTAATATAATAGATATTGAAAATTTAATTTTACCTTATTGGCTCCTAAATAGCGAAGAACTTGAAGATATTCTTCTCGATACAGGTGAGAGGGATAATTATAATCAATCATCAATTTTTAGAACATTAGTTACTGAAAATAAAAAAAAGCATAATAGAAAAATTGAAAAAATATATTATGACAGCCCAGTATTCTTTTGTATTAATGAAGTTAAAAATGCTATATATAATTACAAAAATGAAACAATAAATGCAAAAAATAATACTCGATATATGATTAATGATGGGACTTCTTGTTTTAAAGACCAAACTGATGAAAATTCAGGGATTGAATTGAATGATGAGAATAGAATAGAAAAATATTTTACTGAACCTCTTAAATTTTTCACTACAAAAGCTCAAAATATTAAAAAGGGAGATTATGCAGATGGAAGCCTTGATAAATTTTATATTCGTTTAAATTCAAAAATTTCAAATGATCGATTGCAATTTTTATTTGGAGAAAAGTCTAAAAACGCTAAATTTGAAAATGTTTTAAGTTGTTTAATGGGTTATAATAATAAATCAAATGTAACGATAATTGATTTAAGTGGTGTCCCCTTTGAAGTACTAAGTATTACTGTTTCATTAATTTCAAGACTTTTATTTGAATATGGCTATATATATAAAAAAATTCGGTGTGAAAAAGATTCAAATGAAGAGATAAATAATGATATCCCATTTTTACTTGTATATGAAGAAGCTCATAAATATGCCCCAAATAGTGATCTAACAAAATTTAGATCATCAAAAAATTCAATAGAAAGAATTGCTAAAGAAGGAAGAAAATATGGAATTAGCCTTCTTTTATCTAGCCAAAGACCTTCTGAAATATCTGAAACAATTTTTTCTCAATGTAATAACTTTATTGCCATGAGACTTACAAATCCTAATGATCAAAACTATGTTAAAAAACTTCTACCTGATACTCTTGGAAACCTTATTGACATGATGCCTTCATTAAAAGCTGGCGAAGCCTTATTAGTTGGTGAAGCAATTATGTTACCTTCGCTAGTGCAAATTGATCAATGCAGTCCAAATCCTTCTTCTATAGACATTCCATATTTAAATCTTTGGAAACAAGAATGGAAAGAATTAAGAATAGATGAGATAAAAGAAAAATGGCAAAATGGTAATTGA
- a CDS encoding NAD(P)-binding protein, translated as MSITRRDFINGTSIAILAGLTPIDILNAKEKNISNYPPSLTGLRGSHIGSFESAHALSRGHITFPIDQLPVEETYDLVVVGAGISGLSSAYFYLNKNKNAKILILDNHDDFGGHAKRNEFSNNKNFILGYGGTESLESPKHSSSKVVLNLFNELGIKIDKLGNKFERNFYPNLKLSRGVFFDTENFSVDKIVSGDPTSFADDDIDPNRLNGRPIKEFINDFPLNENDKNALIKLYTEKIDYLPKIPLVEDKIKYLQKISYRDFLLKHVLLSEQATKFFQAKSHDFDAIGIDAISTLEARELELPGLDGMNLPEDNPEVPSEPYIYHFPDGNASIARLLVNRLIPKVFNGHKDMNTIVLHKLNYSKLDLSQNSVRIRLSSTVVNVTNAKNKLVDIGYLEKPIFNSEGQFIKLGKLHKIQAKHVVMANYNMMIPDIVTELPKEQKDALSMNVKAPVIYTNVMISNWKSFIKLGVHDIYSPSMPYSRIKLDYPVNMGGYSHPRDPENPILLHMVSIPCAPNQGLDARSQFRIGRHKLLTTSFQTLENEIRNQLQRILGNTGYFNHKSDILSITVNRWAHGYSYYYNSLFDDQEQSQQIIKLARQPFGNVVIANSDSDWNPLTQPAIDQAFRAINELDF; from the coding sequence ATGAGTATAACTCGTCGTGACTTTATTAATGGAACTTCTATAGCAATCCTTGCAGGATTAACTCCAATTGATATTTTAAATGCAAAAGAAAAAAATATTTCAAATTATCCACCAAGCTTAACAGGATTAAGAGGGAGTCATATTGGTTCCTTTGAAAGTGCTCATGCCCTTTCAAGAGGGCATATTACATTTCCAATAGATCAATTACCCGTGGAAGAAACTTATGATTTAGTAGTTGTTGGTGCAGGAATCAGTGGATTATCATCTGCCTATTTTTATTTAAATAAAAATAAAAATGCAAAAATTCTTATTCTTGATAATCATGATGATTTTGGTGGACATGCAAAACGTAACGAGTTTTCTAATAATAAAAATTTCATTTTAGGATACGGTGGCACTGAATCTTTAGAATCTCCGAAACATTCTTCAAGTAAAGTAGTTTTAAATTTATTTAATGAGTTAGGAATTAAAATTGACAAACTTGGGAATAAATTTGAAAGAAATTTTTATCCCAATTTAAAGCTTAGTAGAGGAGTTTTTTTCGATACAGAAAATTTTTCTGTAGATAAAATAGTTTCAGGAGATCCCACATCTTTTGCTGATGACGATATTGATCCAAATAGACTAAATGGGAGACCTATAAAAGAATTTATTAATGATTTTCCATTAAATGAAAATGATAAAAATGCATTAATAAAATTATATACCGAAAAAATTGATTATCTTCCAAAAATTCCATTAGTAGAAGACAAAATAAAATACTTACAAAAAATAAGTTATAGAGATTTTTTATTGAAGCATGTTCTTCTTAGCGAACAAGCTACAAAATTTTTTCAAGCTAAAAGCCATGACTTTGATGCAATTGGAATTGATGCTATTTCAACATTAGAAGCAAGAGAATTAGAACTTCCTGGACTAGATGGTATGAATTTACCTGAAGATAATCCTGAAGTACCAAGTGAACCTTATATTTATCATTTTCCCGATGGAAATGCCAGTATTGCAAGACTTCTCGTAAACAGACTTATTCCTAAAGTTTTTAATGGTCATAAAGATATGAATACGATAGTTCTTCATAAATTAAATTATTCTAAACTCGATTTAAGTCAAAATTCTGTCCGTATTCGCTTAAGTAGCACTGTAGTTAATGTAACAAATGCAAAAAATAAATTAGTTGATATTGGATACTTAGAAAAACCTATATTTAATTCAGAAGGCCAATTTATAAAATTAGGAAAACTTCATAAAATACAGGCAAAACATGTTGTCATGGCAAATTACAATATGATGATTCCTGATATCGTAACAGAACTTCCTAAAGAACAAAAAGATGCACTTTCCATGAATGTTAAAGCACCTGTTATTTATACAAATGTGATGATATCAAACTGGAAATCTTTTATAAAATTGGGTGTTCACGATATATATTCTCCTTCAATGCCATATTCTAGAATTAAGCTAGATTATCCCGTTAATATGGGAGGCTATTCACACCCAAGAGATCCAGAAAATCCGATTTTATTGCATATGGTATCAATACCTTGTGCTCCAAATCAAGGTCTAGACGCACGCTCCCAATTCAGAATAGGACGGCATAAATTATTAACCACTTCATTTCAAACTTTAGAAAATGAAATACGGAATCAATTGCAACGAATTTTGGGGAATACAGGGTATTTTAATCATAAAAGCGACATACTTTCTATCACAGTAAACCGCTGGGCACATGGATACTCGTATTATTATAATTCTTTATTTGATGATCAAGAACAAAGTCAACAAATTATAAAATTAGCAAGGCAACCTTTTGGGAATGTTGTTATTGCTAATTCTGATTCAGATTGGAATCCCCTAACTCAACCCGCTATAGATCAAGCTTTCAGAGCTATAAATGAATTGGACTTTTAG
- the rarD gene encoding EamA family transporter RarD, whose product MKDKLKSSTYGIIFIIIAFLSWGLTPIYFKALQTVNPLEILAHRILWSILFLITIVAYKKQIHKLIEVFYSPKNLATLICTSILISVNWLTYIWAILNNHLMESSFGYFISPIFNIMLGLIFLKESLNKVQKISLSITIIAIIIQFTEINFTGFTPFIPVLLAGTFGFYALLRRQVKIDSIHGLTIETLILAPIAFTYIVYLNMNAKLTFLANINLSILLCFAGVITSIPLLLYVAGAKLLPLSKVGFFQYISPTLQLLIAVFIFKENINSTKILSFSLVWIALLFYIMNSIWLINKNRKTIQNKVS is encoded by the coding sequence GTGAAAGATAAATTAAAATCAAGTACATATGGAATTATCTTTATTATAATTGCTTTTTTAAGTTGGGGGTTAACGCCCATTTATTTTAAAGCTTTGCAAACCGTAAATCCATTAGAAATTTTAGCGCATCGCATACTTTGGTCTATATTATTTCTTATTACAATTGTTGCTTATAAGAAACAAATTCATAAATTGATTGAAGTTTTTTATTCACCTAAAAATCTCGCTACTTTAATTTGCACCTCTATATTGATATCTGTAAACTGGTTGACTTATATTTGGGCTATTTTAAATAACCATCTTATGGAATCTAGTTTTGGTTACTTTATTTCCCCAATTTTTAATATTATGCTCGGCTTAATTTTTTTAAAAGAAAGTTTAAATAAAGTACAAAAAATTTCATTATCTATAACAATTATAGCGATAATTATTCAATTTACTGAAATCAATTTTACTGGATTTACCCCTTTTATCCCTGTCCTTTTAGCAGGTACATTTGGTTTTTATGCTCTTTTACGAAGACAAGTCAAAATTGATTCCATACATGGCCTTACCATAGAAACTTTAATACTTGCTCCTATTGCATTCACATATATTGTTTATTTAAACATGAACGCAAAATTAACTTTTTTAGCAAATATAAATTTAAGTATTTTATTATGTTTTGCGGGAGTTATCACTTCCATTCCACTATTATTATATGTTGCTGGAGCAAAATTATTACCTTTAAGCAAGGTAGGTTTTTTTCAATACATAAGTCCTACATTACAACTATTAATTGCTGTTTTTATCTTTAAAGAAAATATAAATAGCACAAAAATATTAAGTTTTTCGTTAGTATGGATTGCTCTTCTTTTTTATATTATGAACAGTATTTGGCTTATAAATAAAAATAGAAAAACAATTCAAAATAAAGTTTCTTAA
- a CDS encoding DHH family phosphoesterase, translating to MDSKRGLFLVICDDPELASTLVHIQKNMDIKVWLPNKQNQLQTSLIEACEDSDKVDDILVKGDITKPSFFSQWKEYDPICVVLSLKDNDKYSNVREMLLEELPESRILSFQIGHPEEVPRKLVDNDRELVLSWTELLSRPISAELRHIESTHRVKEIRDILMEGDKIALLLQPDPDPDGLASALALRCLLGRNKVSTPICSFGKVTRPENIAMMQLLDLEVITIKPEDLINYDKVAMLDTQPAHFTVTLPRVDVIIDHHPMVANYSHIPYCDIRSKYGATSTILTEYLRAAAVNIGQRLATALLYGIKADTLHLNREVIDADLYAFVSLYPDINYNLLRRMEKPELPMRFAPVLANALLNMAFQDKILVSFIGNVEREDLIPQVADFMLQFENIEWVVCVGIFENNIVMSVRNVGYVKNAGDVVRRILNGIGSGGGHRTMAKAIFPVAGWKDKFGSITEENIRSTVLNLFLEEAT from the coding sequence ATGGATTCCAAGCGCGGACTATTTTTGGTTATTTGTGATGACCCCGAACTTGCCTCAACTTTAGTACATATTCAAAAAAATATGGATATAAAGGTTTGGCTTCCAAATAAACAAAATCAATTACAAACCTCTCTGATTGAGGCCTGTGAAGATTCTGATAAAGTTGATGATATTCTAGTAAAAGGCGATATTACCAAGCCGTCCTTTTTTTCTCAATGGAAAGAATACGATCCTATTTGTGTTGTTTTATCCTTAAAGGATAATGACAAGTATTCTAATGTTAGAGAAATGTTATTAGAAGAATTACCAGAGTCTCGAATTTTATCTTTTCAAATTGGACATCCCGAGGAAGTACCTCGAAAACTTGTCGATAATGATCGAGAATTGGTGCTTTCCTGGACCGAGCTTTTAAGTCGACCTATTAGTGCTGAATTAAGGCACATTGAAAGTACTCATCGAGTAAAAGAAATCCGAGATATTTTGATGGAAGGTGATAAAATAGCCCTTCTTCTGCAACCCGATCCCGATCCTGATGGTTTAGCTTCTGCTCTTGCGCTAAGATGTTTGCTTGGGCGTAACAAAGTTTCCACTCCTATTTGTAGTTTTGGTAAAGTAACAAGACCAGAAAATATAGCTATGATGCAACTTCTTGACCTTGAAGTTATCACTATAAAACCAGAAGACCTTATAAATTATGATAAAGTAGCAATGTTAGATACACAGCCAGCCCATTTTACTGTTACTTTGCCAAGAGTCGATGTTATTATAGACCACCATCCCATGGTAGCAAATTATTCTCACATTCCTTACTGTGATATTCGCTCAAAATATGGGGCTACCTCTACTATTTTAACTGAATATTTAAGGGCTGCAGCGGTAAATATTGGGCAACGTCTTGCGACGGCCTTATTATATGGAATTAAAGCAGATACATTGCATTTAAATAGAGAAGTAATTGATGCCGATTTATATGCATTTGTTTCTTTATATCCAGACATTAATTATAATTTATTAAGGCGAATGGAAAAACCTGAGCTTCCTATGAGATTTGCTCCTGTATTAGCAAATGCATTATTAAATATGGCCTTTCAAGATAAAATTTTAGTAAGTTTTATTGGTAATGTTGAGCGTGAAGATCTTATTCCACAAGTTGCCGATTTTATGCTTCAATTTGAAAATATAGAATGGGTTGTTTGTGTCGGTATTTTTGAAAATAATATAGTAATGAGTGTTAGAAATGTTGGTTATGTAAAAAATGCTGGTGATGTTGTAAGACGAATTTTAAATGGAATTGGAAGTGGTGGTGGTCATAGAACGATGGCAAAAGCAATATTTCCTGTTGCAGGTTGGAAAGATAAATTTGGAAGTATTACTGAAGAAAATATTCGTTCTACTGTTCTTAACCTTTTTCTCGAGGAAGCTACATGA
- a CDS encoding GNAT family N-acetyltransferase, translated as MIYQNGNFDEILLNKFFFIPKKLNNDNYYEFDDLILTKTPYHSSLFNICWVNKINPIYFENSMKKTIEYFSPKPFSLWFYSDDFPDFLNEILNKLSFSKKNNKIGMSYDLNNFDLNKLSIEKHKITEIRSDNELDEFLNVIDEYEPCARGYFKKISKELGFSKDNPYRYFYLSIFDKPISIASLYFHNENCGLFDVFTHPNFRRKGYALNLFLSLLDYAKMNGAKKLFLTTSFSEKSNENKLVEFYKKIGFHEDCKYICFEYEGSGF; from the coding sequence ATGATTTATCAGAATGGAAATTTTGACGAAATTTTACTAAATAAGTTTTTTTTTATACCTAAAAAACTGAATAATGATAATTATTATGAATTTGACGATCTTATTTTAACAAAAACACCTTACCACAGCTCTTTGTTTAATATTTGCTGGGTGAATAAAATTAATCCAATTTATTTTGAAAATTCAATGAAAAAAACGATTGAATATTTTTCTCCAAAACCTTTCTCACTATGGTTTTATTCAGATGATTTTCCTGATTTTTTAAATGAAATATTAAATAAACTTTCATTTAGTAAAAAAAATAATAAAATTGGAATGAGCTATGATTTAAATAATTTTGATCTAAATAAATTATCTATTGAAAAACATAAAATTACTGAAATTAGATCGGATAATGAATTAGATGAATTTTTAAATGTCATTGATGAATATGAGCCCTGTGCAAGAGGTTATTTTAAAAAAATATCAAAAGAACTTGGTTTTTCAAAAGATAACCCTTATCGCTATTTTTATTTAAGTATCTTTGATAAACCTATTTCTATAGCATCTTTATATTTTCATAATGAAAATTGTGGTTTATTTGATGTTTTTACTCATCCTAATTTTAGAAGAAAAGGTTATGCCTTAAATTTATTTTTATCGCTTTTAGATTATGCAAAAATGAATGGAGCAAAAAAATTATTTTTGACAACTTCATTTTCAGAAAAATCAAATGAAAATAAACTTGTTGAATTTTATAAAAAAATTGGTTTTCATGAAGATTGTAAATACATTTGTTTTGAATATGAAGGATCTGGATTTTAA